AAACCATCCTTTCTCGTTTCAATGGCACAAACTATTCAGTTGTCGATACAGAAGAGCTTAGCGCGATTTATGAGCGTCTATATCTTCAGCGCGTAACTGGCGAGGGCAAGCACCAACATCTACGCTGTCATGATATTCAAGAAATCGGGCAGAAAGAAGGTAAGATTGCACTCCGTTTTAATGATCGCATTCATAGCGAGCAAAAGTGGCACGATTACGATGCGGTTGTCCTTGCCACTGGCTATCGTTATGACCAGTTCAATCAAATGTTGAACAAGCTAGAACCACTAATGTCGGACAAGCAGGTTGAGCGCCATTATCGTCTACCTATGCAGGAATCATGTAAAGTGAATGTTTTCCTTCAAGGTTGTTGCGAGTCATCGCATGGTCTGAGCGATACTTTGCTTTCAGTACTTGCTGTTCGTTCTAAAGAGATAGTGGACTCACTATATGCGAACATCGAAACAGAGAAAGTCGTTGAAGAGGCGTAAAGCGTCATACTGACGATAAAGGCCGTAACATTGCGTGTTACGGCCTTTTTGTTTATGGATCTGCTGACAGATAACAATCCACCTTATGAACTAGAAGTTGTTGCACAAATATGAAGAATTAAAGAATTGAGAGAGAGCTCTGGCGATTAACTCTTATCATGCCTATGTTTGTTCTGGTTGCAAAAACACCACTTTACACGACGTTGCTCCAGAGGCTTATATGAAAAAAACCATAACAATCGCTTTATTCATTGCTGCTACTTCTCTTAATGCAGCGGAGTTACCGCGATTAGATGAAGCACTGCCCAGTTTAATGGATATATCGAGTCAGGTTCCTATTTTTGATTGGGATGGAGATGGCTGCTATCCCGCAGCGGGTATCAGTCGTTATGGAGAAATGAACCCAGGGCTGAAACCATCTGGTGCACTCAATGGAAATTGCAGAGATGCCGGTTTTCTCGATATCTCAAATACTCTTCACCGTTACGCGTGCATGAAAGGAAATGATGGGCAGGAGTATTGCGCTCATGCCTATGATACCTATTATGAAAAAGATCAGGCAATTCCGGGGATTGGGTTAGGTGGCCATCGCCATGATTGGGAGTCGGTGATCGTCTGGACAATGGATGGCGCTGTAGCGTATGGCTCAGTGAGTTGTCATGGCGATATGGACACTCGGCCAAGAGAGCAATTACCAATGGAGGCCCAGCATCTTAAAGTGGTTTACCACAAAGATGGTATTCTGACGCACTGTATTCGTTTCGCTAAAGACAACGAGATTGCAGAAAATCATTATGGACGGTTTGTTACCCCAACAATTACTTCTTGGTACGAACTTGCCGGCGATGGTCTTTCTAATGAAGCCATGCGCAATAAACTTAATAGTTTTGACTATGGAAAAGCGTCAATCAAAGTGAAAGACAGCTCATTTTTGACTCACATTAATCAATGGCGACCCGCTGGATTCCCACCATTTACCCAGCAGAGTGTCGAAGCGTCCAATCCTTATTAAAGGTAGTAAATCGAATGGCCTAATTCGTATTAGGCCATTTCTCTTCTTCTATGCGTGATCCAGCATGTTCGGTCAAATTGAAAAATTGACACAATCTTCATGAAGCAATTTATCAACGTGTTACTTTTTGTTGGGTAATGTATGAGAGCGGATGAAGAGAGGACGTTGAGATAGATGCAAATACAAGTGAAGCCTGGGTTAAAACTGATTGCGATTCTCGAAGCGCTGAAAGGGCTATTGTCTTTAGTGGTTGCATTGGGGTTACATCTTTTAGCCGGGAAAGATTTGCAGCAGTGGGCTGAATCTCTGGTATTGCATGCTCATTTAAACCCTGCCCATCATTTACCGGGTGTGTTTATAGAAGCGATGGGGCGGTTTCCGCAAGGCAATGTTCAATGGTTTATGCTGGGTGCATTGGCATACACGACTATTCGATGGGTTGAGGCTTATGGCTTATGGAAAGGGCTTCGTTGGACGGAATGGTTAGCATTGATCGGTTGCGTCATCTACGTGCCATTTGAAGTCTATGGTCTGATTTATCACCCGGGGATAGTTGGAGTGGCAGTACTGATCGTTAATCTCTTGATCATTGCCTATATTGCAAGAACGTTACAAGCCAAGCCTGAATTTGCAATCGAAAGTTAGCTTGTGCTTTAAATCATGTTTGTTATGCAAACATGATGATGAGTACAGCAGATACTGTAATAGAGTATAAAAAGCTGTAAAACCGAGAGCGGTATCGCTGGTTTCGAATCTGAAAATAGCTAGAGTGACTAATGCAGGGTTATGAACCTGTATGTACAAGGCAGACAACGTCAGGAGGTTGCCATGGATAGATATTGCCCGAACTGTGGAATAGAGATGATCGATAAGAATCATGTTTCCATATGTCCGAGAAACGATATTGGAGAGTGTTCTTATGATGGATATCAGAACACGGTTGAGCGTTCTAGCCGTGAGTTTACATTACTCGACAATGAAAAAAGGCTAGAAGAAGCGCATTAGATTAACTCAATCTAATACGCTATCTCCAAAAACAACAAAGCCCGCTATAAGCGGGCTTTGTTATAAAATTTGGTGGGTCCGGGCGAACTCGAATCGCCGACCCCTACCATGTCAAGGTAGTACTCTAACCAACTGAGCTACGGACCCAAATTTTTGTTCTTATTGCATTTAAGCAGGGAGTGGTGGGTCCGGGCGAACTCGAATCGCCGACCCCTACCATGTCAAGGTAGTACTCTAACCAACTGAGCTACGGACCCATTCCTTAAGAACGAGATGGATATTACCGAGACTTTTTGAGTCGTGCAAGAGCAAATTATTGGTTTTTAAACTGTTTGCTTCACAACTAATCGAATTGGCGATTTTTTATACCAGAAAGAGAAAAGGAGAGCGGGAAAGCTCTCCTGTGAGTGGTTAATTTATCGTCCCCGTCCGTCAACCATGACGATGAGTGTTTTGGTAATGATGCTGATATCCATCAGAATCCAAGATTTTAGCGAACGCAGTGATAAGGCATAACTATGGTCAAAACCGACTTTTCTGCGAACGTCATCGATACAGGTGTCATAACCTTGATTAACTTGCGCCAACCCAGTAATGCCTGGCATTACTCCATAGGTACGGTCAGCAAAGTAAGGGATGGCCGTTTCTAGCTTGTTATAAAAGCTAGGGCGTTCAGGGCGTGGGCCAATTAATGACATATCGCCGCGGATGACATTAAACAACTGCGGGATCTCATCTAGGCGTGTCTTTCTCAGGAAACGACCGACTGGAGTAATTCTTGGATCGTTCTGTGTCGCCCAGACTGCACCTGTACGCGTTTCTGCATCGACATACATGGTACGAAACTTAATGATTTCAAAGAACATCATTTGTTCTGGTGTTGATTTACCCACACGCAGCTGCTTATAGAAAATGGGTCCTTTGGAGTCGATTTTTATGGCTAAGGCAATTGCGGGCAAGATAGGTGACAGCATCAAAAGCCCGATTACAGCGCATAGAAAATCGAAGATACGTTTTGCTAACCAGATTGAATATAAAGAAGATACGTTGCTCATAAGATGCTCCTTATCATTGAATTCTTGTCCAACGAGTGGCTTCGAAACCGAACAAATAGCGTAAGCCACCAATTAGGTTGGCAAAGTGTCCTGCTACTATGTATGCGATTAACTGACAGTATTTATGGCTAAATATGTGTGGGAACACATGCCCCATAATCGCAATTGAGTAAACAGCGAGTTGTGCAATGGTTCCGATGAAAAATATTGGGTGGTGAATAAGTACGGCAGAAAGCACCAGACACACAATCATGAGGTACGGTGTTATCAGCCTTAAACCTTTGCCTGAAAAGAAGGCAAAAGCGACGCCTTTGTATCGTGGCAAAAACAATTCCGCCAAATGCAGTGCTTGTTGCATGTTGCCAGCAGAAATTCTGAGTCGACGTTTAAAATCGTTGTCGGTATTGGTTGCTTCAAGCTCTAATGCAATCATGTCCTTGTCGTAATCGACTCGGTATCCTTTACGAATAATCTCCATCGGAATAATGAAATCGTCGTTGATAACGTTTTGCTTGAGCGGTTCAAACAAGTGAGTTCTGAACAAATAGAAAGCACCATGAGCGCCAAGTGTGCTACCTAAACTCGCCTCATGCAGTTTCATTCTGCTTTGGTATTGCCAGTATTTGCTTTCACCTTCACTGCCATTAGAGAGTAACTGGTAATGTCCGTTTACAGCACCAACAGTTTTATCTTTGAAGTGCTGGTTGGCGACCAGCAGGGCATCGACAGAAATCAGAGCTGACACATCGCTCAATGCAGTAATGTCACTTGATATTGTTAACATCTGTTCATTCACTAGTGCGACCTTGCCGCGGTTCTGTTCGAAGACTCGAATTTCGAAATGTGTATCACAGCAAAAGGCTTCTTGAATCGTGTCCTGAGCCACTTGAGCAGTATTATCTGTGCACCCATCGCAAGCGATAATGACGTTGTAGTGCTCTTTTGGGTAATCCAGACAAGCTAAGTTGCGGATTTTGTCTGCGATCCACTGTTCCTCGTTATATGCAGGAACAAGAATAGTAATGTCAGCACATTGTCTATCTGAACGAGCGCTCTTGTAGCCTCGTTCAATTTGTTTTACTTCTTCCACAGGGTGACGTTTAGAGTACCAAGCAAGCACAAGCGGGTAGCCGACATGGTGATAGACAATGAGCCCTGCACATATTGTGAAGAAAATTCCAATAGTCAGATCAATCATGCGTATTCCTCCTGTGTTATTGCTCTATAGGCATCCACCATTTTCCGAATGTCATTATTGTTGACAACAAACTGGCGTGGTGAGGATTGAGGGGACTCAAGCAGCATTTGGGATAGCTTCAAAGCAAGCTCACTACTATTTTCTGCTCGGGCAAGCTGACTTGTTATAGGGCATAACGTTTCATTGGTACCACCAACGTTTGTCGCGACGGTAGGAACGCCACACGCTTGTGCTTCCAGTGGTGCGAGGGGGAAACCCTCACATCTTGATGGCATACAAAACACATCGAGAGCCCGATAAAAGGTTGGCATGTCGTCCACCAAATCGAGAAATTGCACTTGATGAGATATAGATAAGTCTTCAGCCAGTCGTGTTAATGCGTCTTTTTGGCTTCCTATGCCAGCAATAGCGAGAGTCACATTGCTATTAATGAGAGGGAGTGCCTTGAGAAGAATATCATGGCCTTTTACTTTTTCGAGGCGCCCAGCGGAACCTATGATTTTTCCATGCGCAGGTAGTCCAAGCTCACAGCGTGCCTGTGCCTGAGATCCCGGCTTGAATCTTTCACAGTCTATGCCGTTTTTTATTAAAGTGATATTGGCATAGTTAAGCTTCTCATCTAATTGCTCTTTAACTAGCCCTGCATCTGCTACCAGATTGGGTCGGGATAGTTTTAAGGCAAGTCTCTGCAAAATAAGATGTTTTGGGTTGTTAAGATGCCAAGCGTCGTGTTCTGTGTGGACTATGTGCTGAACACCTGCAAGTTTAGCTGCAGTCGCTCCATAAATTAGAGGTCCAATGTGGTGAGTGTGAACGACTCTCGGTTTCATCTGTTTGAAAAGTTTACGCAGTTTAGATATCGCCTCGAAATCAAAACCAGGCCTCTTAGTTAGAAAGATAAGTTTATCTTCAACTTGCTTTAAGCTGGGCCAGTTTGCCAATGTTTCTCTGCGATTTCCTTCGAGACTTATCAGGAAAACGTCTTCGTCTGATTGAGCGAACTTGAGCATGTTGATAGCCAATGTTTCTAATCCGCCTGGTGCCAAATGCTGAACAACATGAATGGTTGTTTTCGGTTGACTGATCATGCGATTTCCTTGGTGTGCGATGGTTTAAATTAGAATCTGCATAACCTGTGCCAAAAAAATGTTCTTATATAACAGCGTGTTAAGTTTTTATGTGTGAGGTGTTTTAATTTGAGATTCGTTATGATTGAAATGGTTTTATTTTGGGAATTGCTGTGATCACTTGCTTGCCTGTTAGCGACTGCAACTCACTCGCGCTTCGAACGGAGGTGTCAAAAAGCTCAATAATTGTCGCGATACCGCAGCCAAGGCCAATACCAGCGACGAACCCAGCGATGATAAATATGATGATGGGAAGGTTGGCAGGTGAGCTTGGTGTATAAGGTAAATCAATGATCTTGACTCGCTTGTTTTGCTCAAAGATGCCCAGTGAGCCAGTAAGCTGAGCCATTTCATACCTTTGAACCAGCTCATCATAGAGTTGTCTCTTGATTTGAACATCTCTTTGCAACTGGAACATATCTTTTGCTTTATCGCCGAAGTAATTGGCTTGCTGCTCAAGCTCTTCAATCATTTTGCGTAAGCTTTTGGTTTCTTCACTCAAGGATTCAAATCTACCTCGCACTAACTGAAGACTATGTAGCTGGGTAACGAGTAAAGGCTGAATATCACCAATGTCAGACAAAGTATTGCTACTTGCAATATCCCATAGTTGTTCGCTACTGATGTTTGGTTGCTCAACTTTGAGCAGTTCTGAACGTTCGTTCTCGAGTCGGCGAAGCTCCCTCTGTTTACCGAGTACAGCGCTGTGGCTATCCGTGTATTTTGCCCTTAGCAAAGTCAGTTCACTGCGAATCTCAATGATTTGGTCTTCAATTTTGCCAACCACAGGGTTGGTTTTAGAGAGTTGTTGATCGAGCGAGCCCAGACTACGCTCGACGCCAGAAAGTTCTGCCTCTTTCTCGGCTAGGTTTTGCTTGAGGCTGGCTAGTCTTGCCAGACTTTGGCCCTGCATTTCAGGTGTTGCGGAAGCATTTCTGTTCTTAAAATCAGCAAGTGCTGTTTCTGCTAAATCGAGCTCCTCCCTTCGCTTATCAATATGCATGGTAAGAAACTCGCTTGAATCTTTGATAGATGAGCGTTCTGGAGCCAACATTTGCTCTATAAAGTGTTCGCTGACCGATTCTAATAGCTCTTTCATACCTAGAGGTTGTTTAGACGATAGTTGAATTTTAAGAAAGTCTTTGCCTGGCTGGGTTACCGTTAAACTCGCTGCAAGTTCGGCGATGACTTGATCGACTTGAAAAGGGGACATTGAGTCGTTAATCATCCCGCGCTCTTTGGCGACGGATTTTAAAATGTGCCTACTTTTGAGTAAGGTACTCAGGGCGGCTAAACGCTCTTTTAGCATGGTGGAAACCGCGATATCCTCCAGAAAAGGATTCATTTTTGCCGTTTCCTGAATCAGCATACTGGTGTGAGATACGTATTTCTCTGGCGCCATTTTACCGACGAAATACCCAGCAAAAGGCATGAGCAACATCGGTAAAACAATCACGTACCTTTGTCTCCAAGCGGCATTAAGTATAATGATAAAGCGCAGTTTCAGTTCATTCATAGTGACTCCAGAAGCTGGTTAACAACTTGACTTCGAGCATCCCAGCTGTCGCGACGAACAATCTCGGTATCAGTATTACCTTGACTGAGAACCTTATTGAGTGATTGACTAAATTCCGTTGCGTTGTTGGCAATTCTGACGTGTGAACGATAAGGTTCAAGCGCTGGAAACGGTGTCGTGACAACCGGTGTTCCAGTTGCAAGATACTCCATCAATTTTAATGGACTACAAGCTTGAATCTGATCATTGAACAAGAAAGGCAGCATGCTAGCATCCCAGTGTTGGCTATAGCTAGGTAACTCACAGTGTGGTTTTGGGCCTAAATAAAATACATTTGGGAAATTCGGCAGAGGATTGTGGTTTAGCTCCAACGGTCCGATAAAAACGAAGTTCCAGTGTGGGTTATCCAAACAGACTTGAGCGATCAATGTATAGTCCAGCCATTGGGATATACTGCCGTAAAAACCAGCGATAGGCTTGCCATCTAAGGGGAGGTCTCGGGCACGGCTTATTGAGGTGTTAAACAATTCGTAGTCTACGCCATGAGGGATGTAAGCGGTCTTTGTCGCGTCGAACTTTTTGCAGATTTCCTTGCTTGCACCCAAGATAAGATGCGCTTTCTCAGCCAGTTTTCTCTCATGACTACTCACTGTCTCATGATCAACACCAGCAAGAGAGTTGAAATCATCGCCACAATAATACACAACTGCAGCTTCATCTAGGTTGCCACATAAATCTGCTGCAGTCGGAAGAGAAGTCCACAAGATTGGTTTGGTTAGCCTCAGCTTTTCGATAATAGGTTTGAGTTGAGTGAGTAGCATGGACTTTGCTATTTCCCTTGCCCACGAAGATTTTGGAGCAGGGATGGTTTTTAAGTTCACGACCGTAATATTAGTACTTAGTCGCTCGTTGCTAGACGAGTAGCCTTGCTTGCCTTGGCCGAGGAGCTTTGTGAAAGCACGAACTAAGTCTTTTTTATTAAACTTAGGCTGACGCAGGCCGATTGAGTTAACCCACAGCACTTTCCGATCAGTGGCGAGTCGAGAAACAATATGCTGTGTACTTGAAGGCAAGCCCCGAAGTCTTCGCCAAATACGATTAAGTCACGCATTATGCCATCTCCTTACGCGAGAGTTTACGCACCACTTTGGCGGGGTTGCCAGCAGCAACAACGAAGGGAGGAAGGCTTTTCGTTACGACACTACCAGCCGCCACAATGGTACCTTGGCCGATTGTAACGTTTGGGCAAACAGTGACATTTGTACCTAGCCAAACATCTCTATGTAAAGTGATGTTGCCCACGTCCTTTTCGCTGTCGCCTGCACCCAATGCCCTTTTTTTCGGCGTGTAGCGAATGGCCTGAGTACCCAAAAAGAAACGCTCTTCCGGCCATTCTCACATTATCGCCGATGACGATGCGCCGACCCACCGCAATGGTGGTTTGCCAACCGATATCGACGTTACTGCCGATGATAAGTTCTGTCTCTAATGATTGAGTGCGGCCGCTAAAGGTGCTGTGGCCTGAAATCCTACAATCGTTACCTAAATAAATCTTCAGGGGGCCAGTGACGAGTGGTACACCACCAAACAGATAAAGTCGCTTGCCAAATTGAGTCAGACGCCCTTTAAAGGCAGGAGTATGAATTAATACTCGCATCACATTGGCAAAAAGGGATTGAGCGCCTGTGTATAGAAAACGGATAGTCTTGTTGAAGAGAGTTGGGGTTGGGAGATCGCAGGCGCGAATGTTTTTCAAAATGACAAACAATTTGCGATAAATGGGGTTTGGATTCTCTTTGAGCCAAATTTTGACTTCGTTAATGTGTGTCGCCAGCATAACGGCCTCCAACTTTGAATGTTTACCTTGGAGGTGTTACACGGAACGTGCCAAAAATTAACTTATTGTAAAACAGAAGCTTAGATATTAATTTATTCAGTTTTTGGCGTATTCTCATTTTGAGAATGGTTTTGAACAATACGATTCAGGGCGATACATAGAGCGGCAAGGATGTAAATTGGCCAGGTAAAGCCTTGAGTGAGGAATGTGCCTGATACTATGGTTCCCATGATGCCAGCATATACGGCTGCTGCCGTCGCATGAAGGTAAGGGGAGTATTTATCTGGCACAGCATCTAAAAGTGATAGCGTTTGTTTGCTTGTCTTTACCAGTGAATAGATACACCCAATAAATACAATCAGGCCAAGGAAGCCTGTTTCTGCAAGTACACCAAACCAGGTAGAATGCACGGCATGATTTAGTCCGTCCCAATGAGGGCTATAGAAAAAGTAATTGGCGTAAAAGTTGTTCAGTCCAACGCCTGTTAACGGGTTGGCGACAGCCATACCGAAAGCGGCTTCCCAAGCATAGAGTCTGCCCATGGCGGAAGCATCAATGCCTTCTTCAGCAGCACCGCCTGATTGTCTGTCCGAAATCCCCGCAGCTGCAAACAGAATAAGTAAGCCGACAGTTCCAATCAAAGCGAGCAGAAACTTGGAACGTATAATACGTAAGCCGAATATTCCAAATACCGCGATTGAACCGAGCAATCCACCTCGGCTTTGGGTGGCGATAACAGCACTCAATGCCAAGATCGTCGCGACTAAACCGAGAATTCGAACGCTGCCAAGATTTTTTGTGGTCATTAAACTGATGGCAAAGGCTAGGGGAAACATAAGTACTAGTGACAAGTCATTTGGGTCACCTAAAACTGAGCCAAGCTGGCGACCAATGGTGACACGTGTTCCTTCGACTAGGCCTATACCGTTGATCGAATTCGAT
This window of the Vibrio neptunius genome carries:
- a CDS encoding NPP1 family protein, with amino-acid sequence MKKTITIALFIAATSLNAAELPRLDEALPSLMDISSQVPIFDWDGDGCYPAAGISRYGEMNPGLKPSGALNGNCRDAGFLDISNTLHRYACMKGNDGQEYCAHAYDTYYEKDQAIPGIGLGGHRHDWESVIVWTMDGAVAYGSVSCHGDMDTRPREQLPMEAQHLKVVYHKDGILTHCIRFAKDNEIAENHYGRFVTPTITSWYELAGDGLSNEAMRNKLNSFDYGKASIKVKDSSFLTHINQWRPAGFPPFTQQSVEASNPY
- a CDS encoding DUF2127 domain-containing protein, which translates into the protein MQIQVKPGLKLIAILEALKGLLSLVVALGLHLLAGKDLQQWAESLVLHAHLNPAHHLPGVFIEAMGRFPQGNVQWFMLGALAYTTIRWVEAYGLWKGLRWTEWLALIGCVIYVPFEVYGLIYHPGIVGVAVLIVNLLIIAYIARTLQAKPEFAIES
- a CDS encoding sugar transferase, producing the protein MSNVSSLYSIWLAKRIFDFLCAVIGLLMLSPILPAIALAIKIDSKGPIFYKQLRVGKSTPEQMMFFEIIKFRTMYVDAETRTGAVWATQNDPRITPVGRFLRKTRLDEIPQLFNVIRGDMSLIGPRPERPSFYNKLETAIPYFADRTYGVMPGITGLAQVNQGYDTCIDDVRRKVGFDHSYALSLRSLKSWILMDISIITKTLIVMVDGRGR
- a CDS encoding glycosyltransferase family 2 protein — translated: MIDLTIGIFFTICAGLIVYHHVGYPLVLAWYSKRHPVEEVKQIERGYKSARSDRQCADITILVPAYNEEQWIADKIRNLACLDYPKEHYNVIIACDGCTDNTAQVAQDTIQEAFCCDTHFEIRVFEQNRGKVALVNEQMLTISSDITALSDVSALISVDALLVANQHFKDKTVGAVNGHYQLLSNGSEGESKYWQYQSRMKLHEASLGSTLGAHGAFYLFRTHLFEPLKQNVINDDFIIPMEIIRKGYRVDYDKDMIALELEATNTDNDFKRRLRISAGNMQQALHLAELFLPRYKGVAFAFFSGKGLRLITPYLMIVCLVLSAVLIHHPIFFIGTIAQLAVYSIAIMGHVFPHIFSHKYCQLIAYIVAGHFANLIGGLRYLFGFEATRWTRIQ
- a CDS encoding glycosyltransferase; this translates as MISQPKTTIHVVQHLAPGGLETLAINMLKFAQSDEDVFLISLEGNRRETLANWPSLKQVEDKLIFLTKRPGFDFEAISKLRKLFKQMKPRVVHTHHIGPLIYGATAAKLAGVQHIVHTEHDAWHLNNPKHLILQRLALKLSRPNLVADAGLVKEQLDEKLNYANITLIKNGIDCERFKPGSQAQARCELGLPAHGKIIGSAGRLEKVKGHDILLKALPLINSNVTLAIAGIGSQKDALTRLAEDLSISHQVQFLDLVDDMPTFYRALDVFCMPSRCEGFPLAPLEAQACGVPTVATNVGGTNETLCPITSQLARAENSSELALKLSQMLLESPQSSPRQFVVNNNDIRKMVDAYRAITQEEYA
- a CDS encoding chain-length determining protein, producing MNELKLRFIIILNAAWRQRYVIVLPMLLMPFAGYFVGKMAPEKYVSHTSMLIQETAKMNPFLEDIAVSTMLKERLAALSTLLKSRHILKSVAKERGMINDSMSPFQVDQVIAELAASLTVTQPGKDFLKIQLSSKQPLGMKELLESVSEHFIEQMLAPERSSIKDSSEFLTMHIDKRREELDLAETALADFKNRNASATPEMQGQSLARLASLKQNLAEKEAELSGVERSLGSLDQQLSKTNPVVGKIEDQIIEIRSELTLLRAKYTDSHSAVLGKQRELRRLENERSELLKVEQPNISSEQLWDIASSNTLSDIGDIQPLLVTQLHSLQLVRGRFESLSEETKSLRKMIEELEQQANYFGDKAKDMFQLQRDVQIKRQLYDELVQRYEMAQLTGSLGIFEQNKRVKIIDLPYTPSSPANLPIIIFIIAGFVAGIGLGCGIATIIELFDTSVRSASELQSLTGKQVITAIPKIKPFQS
- a CDS encoding O-antigen ligase family protein, with amino-acid sequence MIQADKLFPAVITSGVCLFVALIWKLIPHPALAIVLCMMPLGILFVLNQTFWLVSLFVLFSFFRIHEAIPALYSLKIPLLLSVGALSALLWHSLISKSLQMFWHQSLTWFAVFWLLVLVGAILSSNPGLAITYFKSIYWKIIVMTLAIAWLVNSVLNVKRISILIVLAGSLIALVALSNSINGIGLVEGTRVTIGRQLGSVLGDPNDLSLVLMFPLAFAISLMTTKNLGSVRILGLVATILALSAVIATQSRGGLLGSIAVFGIFGLRIIRSKFLLALIGTVGLLILFAAAGISDRQSGGAAEEGIDASAMGRLYAWEAAFGMAVANPLTGVGLNNFYANYFFYSPHWDGLNHAVHSTWFGVLAETGFLGLIVFIGCIYSLVKTSKQTLSLLDAVPDKYSPYLHATAAAVYAGIMGTIVSGTFLTQGFTWPIYILAALCIALNRIVQNHSQNENTPKTE